A stretch of Candidatus Cloacimonadaceae bacterium DNA encodes these proteins:
- a CDS encoding XkdF-like putative serine protease domain-containing protein codes for MNIFGTKSRIVKKGELRNVEVELVSLLFDEMNPANQKGFVVKNASGRSFEHKINSTKFKSETSGTLGRLYVTLMEPNIHDSQGDYYTREEIQKSCDHFAKHGLVGKCDVNHNMQPVPEFAVVENYLLKTSDREHFPDAKVGSWVQVLKCENLQSDLWQKVEKGEFNGVSIYGRADDYSGTE; via the coding sequence GTGAATATCTTCGGAACTAAGAGCAGGATCGTCAAGAAAGGCGAACTGCGCAACGTGGAAGTCGAGTTAGTCTCGCTCCTCTTTGACGAAATGAACCCGGCTAACCAGAAGGGCTTTGTGGTCAAGAATGCCAGTGGCAGAAGCTTTGAACACAAGATCAACTCCACCAAGTTCAAGAGTGAAACGAGTGGCACTTTAGGGAGGCTTTATGTCACCCTGATGGAGCCCAACATCCATGACTCCCAAGGTGACTATTACACCCGGGAAGAGATTCAGAAGTCCTGTGATCACTTCGCTAAGCACGGTTTAGTCGGTAAATGCGATGTGAACCACAACATGCAGCCAGTACCGGAGTTTGCCGTAGTGGAGAACTACCTGCTCAAGACCAGCGACCGGGAGCATTTTCCCGATGCTAAAGTTGGCTCTTGGGTGCAAGTCCTCAAGTGTGAAAACCTGCAGAGTGATCTCTGGCAGAAGGTCGAGAAAGGCGAGTTCAATGGGGTATCCATCTATGGCAGAGCTGATGACTACAGCGGTACCGAAG